AATCCCTACTACATTGTAACCTGGTAACATTTCCTGATATTGTGCTAATGCAGGGGCGTCAACCTCTGGACGGTAGGTGGGCACCATAATAGTCTTATTGACAAAAACGGCGTTGCTATAGGTGTTGTATGGCCCTCCAGTATTTGGATAATTTCCGTTTGTACTAGGTGGGGCGTCAATCCATTCAATCTCATAGGGAGTACCAAAAGGTGATTGAAAATTATCCAAAACATACTGGATATTCGCCTCAATCTGTGGACCATCAGCAACTCCGGGAGGATATTTGCTCACAAGTATTGTCTCTTCATCCAATAATTTCATATGCATATCAATATGATGAATTTGATCGTACGGAAGGGTATTCATTTTCACAAAACGGTTAATACCCATATATTCCTGCATAATACCATCTATTTGAGCTTCGGTTTTTACACTTACTCCGTAAGGGTTTCCAGCAGCATTTTCGTTCAAAATAAGTTTAGAGGCAAAGGCATTACCCAAGCCATCACTCATATAATTTCCACCCGTGTTTACCAAATCGTTTGTTCCAGAATTGGTGGTGTAAAGTGGAATTCCCACTTGTGCGGCGTGCGCCGCTGGCATCACGTCATCGCTTGGGCGCGGACGGTTATAAATCCAATCGGTCAGGGCAAGTTCGCCCACATCATCGGAATAAATTGTGTTTCCGGCATAATCGCGAATCCAGATACTGTTCCACGGCACGTTTAAAAAAGTTACATTCGTGATATCAACACCGTTGGTAGTAAGATAATTGGATACTGAAGCTTGATTTTGGGTTGTAATAATAACTTTACACTCCTGCACACCAGCTTGTACTATTTGCCGAAGAATATTGGGGTAAGAAGGATTCCAAGTAACTAAAAGATACTCCACCTCTTCCCATTCTGCTGCTGCTCGCACAGGGCCCGAAGGTGGCGGTGAAAATCTTGGACTTGTAAATTGAAAATCGGAAACGAGACCTTTCTCCGTTTCGGTGAGATTGTGTGGAAGATTTGGTTTTTCCTGTGAAGTGGCCAAAGCAGTTTGTAGTGCCATCAACAATACCAAAAGATATTTTGTGTATTTATGTTTCATTTGAAAAGTGAATTGTGGATTACGAAGATAGAGCTTTATATTATTTTATAATAAACTGTTTGTCGTAATTTTAAAACTCCAGCATTTCCAAAAACTCCCCTCTCCCAATCTCCTCCGCTCCAAGACTTTCTAAATGTTCATTATAAATTTGGCAATCAATAAACTTGTAATCCTTGCTTTTTACGTATTCCGCAAGATAGTAAAAAGCCACTTTTGAAGCATCGCTCACCAAACTGAACATGCTTTCGCCACAAAACACTTTTTTCTGCGGAAGATCAATTCCGTACAATCCGCCGACTAGCTTTTCATTTTCCCAAACCTCAACAGAAATAGCATGTCTCGCTTTATGTAAGGCAGCATACGCTTCCTGCATTTCTCGTGTAATCCACGTTCCGGACTGTCCCTTTCGTGGAACCGTTGCACAGTTTATTATAACTTCCTCAAAATTTCGATTAAAAGTAATTTTGAATTTTTCGCTTTTTAAAGTCTTTCGAAGACTTTTTGAAACTTTAAATTTTTCCGGAAACAAAACCATCCGTGGGTCTGGGCTCCACCACAAAATGGGTTGATCATCTACATACCACGGAAAAATTCCAGAATTATACGCCAATAACAAACGCTCCACCGAAAGATCGCCGCCAATAGCAAGCAAACCATCTTCAGTTGCATTTTTAGGATTTGGAAACCATAGCGTATCGGTTAAATAATACATCATTCAAAATGTATGAAATTTTTTAAATAAAAAGACCCCAGAGTATCGAGAATTTCTGGGGTCTTAATTACTAACCAAAAACCTATGGTCGAAAAATATATTTATTAAAAAGGAAGATCGTCGTGTTCTTCTTCGTTAAAATCGTTTGCAGGTTCAAAAGCTTCCGCCGGAGGCATTGGGGGCATATCGCCATTCGCTGATGCTTGCGAAAGGTTTTCAATACGCCAGCCTTGAATACTGTTGAAATATTTGGTTTCTCCCTGTGGGTTTACCCATTCGCGACCACGGACGTTGATGCTCACTTTTACATCTTGGCCTACATTATAATTGTTCAGTAAATCTGTTTTGTCCTGCACAAATTCAATCATTATATGCTGCGGATATTGCTCTTCGGTAGTAATTACCATCTCACGTTTCCGAAACCCATTATTGCCATAGGTTTTGGTTTCATCTATCATTTTAATTTTTCCTTGTAGTTCCATTTTATTACTTAAATATTTATTGTTCTTCTTCTATTTTCTGCTTAAAAGCACTTTCCAAGCTTCCTCAATCTTACCTTCGCAAAGAAAGTCTTGGGCTTTTTTGTGTATTTCTAAAACATTGCCCTCATCCCGCAGCCATTTCAATTCTTCTGAAGCATTTATAAAGGTATTAATTTCTTCTGAATTTGGGAAATTTTCTATGTTGCCCAACATTCCCAAATCATTGCCCGTCAAAACTTTACTGTGCCTTATTTCTTCGGGAAGCATATCCACGCCCATGCCCAAGGTTGTCAAAGGTTTTGGTACTTCAAAAAGACCTACCTTGGCACGGCTGTACCAATTGCCGCCAAGCCGTGAAACTGTATCAATCTTAAAAGGGTCGATACTGCCATCTTCGGCTAAAATTTCTTCTTTTATGTGAAGTTTTACCACTTCACAAATTACCAAATTTCCGGCACCGCCTTCTTTTCCGAGGGAAATAACTTGGTTCACTTTACATTCCAATTGAACGGGAGCTTCTGCAACACGCGGCGGTTTTACTATTTCGGAAGCCATTTCCGTAAAGCCTGCTTTTTTAAATTCGTTGACCCCCTTGGCATATTCCGTAGAGGAAAGCGACATTTGCTGCACCATGTTAAAACTCACAATGTTAATAACTACCTCGGGGACTTCCAAAACATTTTCATAGGTATGTTTGGTAGTATTGTCACGTCCACGCCTTGCCGGCGAAAAAACCAAAATAGGCGGTTTTGCACTAAAAACATTAAAAAAACTAAAAGGGGAAAGGTTTACATTTCCCTCTTTGTCAATGGTACTTGCAAAGCAAATAGGCCGCGGAGACACCGCGCCCAAAAGGTAGCCGTGCAGTTTTCCGGTGGATAGTTCGTGTGGTTCGATAGATATCATTACTTGCAAATGTACCCAAAGATTATAGCTTGTAAAAACTTGGTTGTA
The Aequorivita iocasae genome window above contains:
- a CDS encoding agmatine deiminase family protein: MKHKYTKYLLVLLMALQTALATSQEKPNLPHNLTETEKGLVSDFQFTSPRFSPPPSGPVRAAAEWEEVEYLLVTWNPSYPNILRQIVQAGVQECKVIITTQNQASVSNYLTTNGVDITNVTFLNVPWNSIWIRDYAGNTIYSDDVGELALTDWIYNRPRPSDDVMPAAHAAQVGIPLYTTNSGTNDLVNTGGNYMSDGLGNAFASKLILNENAAGNPYGVSVKTEAQIDGIMQEYMGINRFVKMNTLPYDQIHHIDMHMKLLDEETILVSKYPPGVADGPQIEANIQYVLDNFQSPFGTPYEIEWIDAPPSTNGNYPNTGGPYNTYSNAVFVNKTIMVPTYRPEVDAPALAQYQEMLPGYNVVGIDVDNPGENLINSLGAIHCITHTIGVADPLWIVHQPIDEANAGSTVTIEAMIKHNSGVAQAKVFWREEGATTYNEIEMAPSNGDNWAVDFTIPNSSVNIEYYIWAKAISGKELNRPIVAPEGYWTIQVETLSADEWAQNHISAAYPNPTNGKVSFNINAIQGLVNVKIHNLLGQKLYEAKIENGNGKITLDLNQNWKGTLLVTFEGDFGKIHKRVIKL
- the aat gene encoding leucyl/phenylalanyl-tRNA--protein transferase encodes the protein MYYLTDTLWFPNPKNATEDGLLAIGGDLSVERLLLAYNSGIFPWYVDDQPILWWSPDPRMVLFPEKFKVSKSLRKTLKSEKFKITFNRNFEEVIINCATVPRKGQSGTWITREMQEAYAALHKARHAISVEVWENEKLVGGLYGIDLPQKKVFCGESMFSLVSDASKVAFYYLAEYVKSKDYKFIDCQIYNEHLESLGAEEIGRGEFLEMLEF
- a CDS encoding DUF3127 domain-containing protein, which gives rise to MELQGKIKMIDETKTYGNNGFRKREMVITTEEQYPQHIMIEFVQDKTDLLNNYNVGQDVKVSINVRGREWVNPQGETKYFNSIQGWRIENLSQASANGDMPPMPPAEAFEPANDFNEEEHDDLPF
- a CDS encoding flavin reductase family protein, whose protein sequence is MISIEPHELSTGKLHGYLLGAVSPRPICFASTIDKEGNVNLSPFSFFNVFSAKPPILVFSPARRGRDNTTKHTYENVLEVPEVVINIVSFNMVQQMSLSSTEYAKGVNEFKKAGFTEMASEIVKPPRVAEAPVQLECKVNQVISLGKEGGAGNLVICEVVKLHIKEEILAEDGSIDPFKIDTVSRLGGNWYSRAKVGLFEVPKPLTTLGMGVDMLPEEIRHSKVLTGNDLGMLGNIENFPNSEEINTFINASEELKWLRDEGNVLEIHKKAQDFLCEGKIEEAWKVLLSRK